A stretch of Peteryoungia algae DNA encodes these proteins:
- the proB gene encoding glutamate 5-kinase, translating to MGTRLRSLSRVKRVVIKIGSALLVDRGSGIRKDWLDAISDDIAALKARGTDVLVVSSGAIALGRTVLDMPSGALKLEASQACAAVGQIALARHWSESLSRHQIVAGQVLLTLGDTEERRRYLNARATLNQLLKIGAVPIINENDTVATTEIRYGDNDRLAARVATMAGADLLVLLSDIDGLYTAPPHLDPNALFLETIEEITPAIEAMAGGAASELSRGGMRTKIDAGKIATSAGCAMIIASGKTKNPLSAIENGARHSWFAASKSPVTARKTWIAGQLQPAGTLQVDIGAEGALRSGKSLLPAGVRSVSGAFHRGDTVSIVTTDGREIARGLAGYDAEEARRICGRKSNEIGQILGYAGRAAMIHRDDLVMTELGQREASTEDRKDAAHA from the coding sequence ATGGGAACCCGGCTCCGCTCGCTCTCCCGCGTCAAGCGTGTCGTCATCAAGATCGGCTCCGCTCTGTTGGTCGATCGGGGCTCCGGCATTCGCAAGGACTGGCTCGATGCGATCAGTGACGACATCGCAGCCCTGAAGGCGCGCGGCACGGATGTGCTCGTCGTTTCCTCCGGCGCCATCGCGCTGGGCCGCACCGTGCTCGACATGCCCTCGGGCGCCCTCAAGCTGGAAGCGAGCCAGGCCTGTGCTGCGGTTGGCCAGATCGCGCTGGCCCGGCATTGGTCAGAAAGCCTCTCGCGCCACCAGATCGTCGCCGGTCAGGTTCTGCTGACGCTGGGCGATACGGAAGAGCGCCGTCGCTATCTGAACGCCCGTGCGACACTGAACCAGTTGCTCAAGATCGGCGCTGTGCCGATCATCAACGAGAACGATACGGTCGCGACCACCGAAATCCGCTACGGCGACAACGACCGGCTTGCCGCACGCGTCGCCACCATGGCCGGCGCCGACCTGCTCGTGCTGCTGTCGGACATTGACGGTCTCTACACCGCCCCGCCGCATCTCGATCCGAATGCCTTGTTCCTCGAAACGATCGAGGAGATAACGCCCGCAATCGAGGCCATGGCCGGTGGCGCCGCATCGGAACTGTCCCGCGGTGGCATGCGCACCAAGATCGACGCCGGCAAGATCGCGACAAGCGCCGGCTGCGCCATGATCATTGCATCGGGCAAGACGAAGAATCCGCTCTCCGCGATCGAGAACGGCGCGCGCCACTCCTGGTTTGCGGCGTCCAAGTCCCCCGTCACCGCGCGGAAAACCTGGATTGCGGGTCAGCTGCAGCCTGCAGGCACCCTGCAGGTCGATATCGGCGCCGAGGGGGCGTTGCGTTCCGGCAAGAGCCTTCTGCCGGCTGGCGTGCGATCCGTGTCTGGCGCTTTCCACCGCGGCGATACCGTCTCGATCGTGACAACAGACGGACGCGAGATCGCCCGCGGCCTCGCGGGCTACGACGCCGAGGAGGCCCGGCGAATTTGCGGCCGCAAATCGAACGAAATCGGGCAGATTCTCGGCTATGCCGGTCGCGCTGCGATGATTCACCGGGACGACCTCGTCATGACCGAACTCGGGCAGCGCGAAGCCAGTACCGAAGACCGGAAGGATGCAGCCCATGCTTGA
- a CDS encoding glutamate-5-semialdehyde dehydrogenase, whose protein sequence is MLDTVSNQNSVEGLMLGIGRRARAAARPLAIASAEAKNTALLAMADALVAAEADILAANALDLKHAAEAGLAASFVDRLTLDSTRVAAIAQSMREIAELADPVGTIITEWDRPNGLHIERVRTPLGVIGVIYESRPNVTADAGALCLKAGNAVILRGGSDSAHSSRAIHACLVKGLVAADLPADAIQLVPTTDRAAVGALLSGLEGSIDVIVPRGGKSLVARVQQEARVPVFAHLEGLCHVYVDSSADLDMARKIIVNAKMRRTGICGSAETLLVDSAAIATHLQPLIEALTEAGCEIRASATVLRIIPGLKPATEEDWRTEYLDAVISVAVVDGIGGAIDHIARYSSNHTEAVVAEDPDVVERFFNEIDSAILLHNASTQFADGGEFGMGAEIGIATGKMHARGPVGVEQLTSFKYRVRGNGQVRP, encoded by the coding sequence ATGCTTGATACCGTGTCGAACCAAAATTCCGTCGAAGGACTGATGCTCGGCATCGGCCGTCGCGCCCGCGCAGCTGCCCGACCGCTGGCCATCGCTTCTGCCGAAGCCAAGAACACGGCACTATTGGCCATGGCCGACGCCCTTGTCGCAGCGGAAGCTGATATCCTCGCGGCGAATGCGCTCGACCTGAAGCATGCAGCAGAGGCCGGCCTTGCTGCCTCTTTCGTCGATCGCCTGACCCTCGATTCGACCCGCGTTGCGGCAATCGCGCAGTCGATGCGCGAAATCGCCGAGCTTGCGGACCCGGTCGGCACCATCATCACCGAATGGGATCGCCCGAACGGCTTGCATATAGAGCGTGTCCGCACCCCGCTTGGCGTCATCGGCGTCATCTATGAGAGCCGGCCAAACGTCACCGCCGATGCCGGCGCTCTTTGCCTCAAGGCCGGCAATGCCGTCATCTTGCGCGGAGGCTCGGATTCCGCCCATTCCTCGCGCGCCATCCATGCCTGCCTGGTCAAGGGCCTTGTCGCCGCCGACCTTCCGGCCGATGCGATCCAGCTCGTGCCCACCACCGATCGTGCAGCCGTCGGCGCACTGCTCTCAGGCCTCGAAGGCTCCATTGACGTGATCGTCCCACGCGGCGGCAAGAGCCTCGTTGCCCGCGTCCAGCAGGAAGCGCGTGTGCCGGTCTTCGCCCATCTCGAAGGCCTCTGCCATGTCTATGTCGACAGCTCCGCCGACCTCGACATGGCGAGGAAGATCATCGTCAATGCCAAGATGCGCCGCACGGGCATTTGCGGATCCGCCGAAACCCTGCTCGTCGACAGCGCCGCAATCGCCACCCATTTGCAGCCGCTGATCGAAGCACTGACGGAAGCCGGTTGCGAGATCCGTGCCTCGGCCACGGTGCTCCGCATCATTCCGGGCCTGAAGCCTGCGACGGAAGAAGACTGGCGCACCGAATATCTCGACGCGGTCATCTCCGTTGCCGTGGTCGATGGCATAGGTGGTGCGATCGATCATATCGCCCGCTATTCGTCGAACCACACGGAAGCGGTGGTCGCCGAAGATCCTGATGTCGTCGAGCGCTTCTTCAACGAGATCGATTCGGCCATCTTGCTGCACAACGCCTCGACCCAGTTTGCCGATGGTGGCGAATTCGGCATGGGCGCCGAGATCGGCATCGCCACCGGCAAGATGCATGCGCGCGGCCCCGTTGGCGTCGAACAGCTGACCTCCTTCAAGTATCGCGTCCGCGGCAATGGCCAGGTCCGTCCCTGA
- a CDS encoding nicotinate-nucleotide adenylyltransferase, producing MARSVPDVAQAELAHRHTVMPHVERGMVVGLFGGSFNPPHPGHLLVAEIALRRLGLDQLWWLVTPGNPLKNQKELAPLAERLAACEALAGDPRIKVTAFEKTLGTSYTARTLEFIRSRNPHVHFIWIMGADNLAGFHHWQRWQKIATTLPIAVIDRPGSTLAYLSSKMARTFDFARIDEEDAGVLWQKRAPAWTFIHGPRSALSSSAIRAAGTLPRP from the coding sequence ATGGCCAGGTCCGTCCCTGACGTGGCGCAAGCGGAACTCGCCCATCGCCATACAGTAATGCCTCATGTCGAACGTGGCATGGTGGTCGGTCTCTTCGGTGGCTCCTTCAATCCGCCACATCCGGGACACCTGCTTGTGGCCGAGATCGCCCTGCGTCGCCTGGGTCTCGACCAGCTATGGTGGCTGGTGACCCCCGGCAACCCGCTGAAGAATCAGAAGGAGCTGGCGCCGCTTGCCGAACGCCTGGCCGCGTGCGAAGCGCTGGCTGGAGATCCACGGATCAAGGTGACGGCATTCGAGAAGACGCTCGGCACGAGCTATACGGCGAGAACTCTGGAATTCATTCGGTCCCGAAATCCGCATGTTCATTTCATCTGGATCATGGGCGCCGACAATCTGGCCGGTTTCCATCACTGGCAACGCTGGCAGAAGATCGCGACCACCCTGCCGATTGCCGTCATCGACCGTCCCGGCTCGACGCTCGCCTATCTCTCGTCGAAGATGGCGCGCACCTTCGATTTCGCGCGGATCGATGAGGAAGACGCCGGTGTGCTCTGGCAGAAGCGGGCGCCGGCCTGGACCTTCATCCACGGGCCCCGCTCGGCGCTGAGTTCGTCGGCAATTCGGGCAGCGGGCACCCTGCCGCGTCCATGA
- the rsfS gene encoding ribosome silencing factor, whose translation MERGADAAARALELVLASLEDSKAEDIVSIDIAGKSALGDYMVVVSGRSNRHVSAISEHLISDLKDEGLGSARVEGLETGDWVLIDTGDIIVHVFRPEIREVYNLERMWATPDIEDRLH comes from the coding sequence ATGGAACGTGGCGCCGATGCTGCAGCCCGTGCACTTGAGCTGGTCCTCGCAAGCCTCGAGGACTCGAAGGCAGAAGACATCGTCTCCATCGACATTGCCGGAAAATCGGCGCTGGGCGACTACATGGTAGTCGTATCCGGACGCTCGAACCGTCATGTCTCGGCGATCAGCGAACACCTCATTTCCGACTTGAAGGACGAAGGCCTGGGTTCTGCCCGCGTCGAAGGCCTGGAGACCGGCGATTGGGTCCTGATCGACACGGGAGACATCATCGTGCATGTGTTCCGACCTGAAATTCGCGAGGTCTACAATCTCGAAAGGATGTGGGCCACTCCGGACATCGAGGACCGCCTGCACTGA
- the rlmH gene encoding 23S rRNA (pseudouridine(1915)-N(3))-methyltransferase RlmH: MKIGIYAVGRLKAGPEKELASRYLDRLAKAGPQCGLEFTRSVELNESRAGNTDTRKREEAAELSRQIPDGALIVVLDERGKAFDSAEFAKFVGDAADNGQRDMAFVIGGADGIDPELRDRARLVLNLGKLTWPHQLVRILIAEQLYRAVTILTGHPYHRV, encoded by the coding sequence ATGAAGATTGGCATCTATGCCGTTGGCCGGCTGAAAGCCGGGCCGGAGAAGGAACTTGCGTCCCGCTATCTGGACCGTCTTGCCAAGGCCGGACCGCAATGCGGCCTCGAATTCACGCGCTCCGTGGAGCTGAATGAAAGCCGCGCCGGCAATACCGACACGAGAAAGCGCGAGGAAGCTGCAGAGCTTTCCCGCCAGATCCCCGACGGCGCGCTCATTGTGGTTCTCGACGAACGCGGCAAGGCCTTCGACAGCGCCGAATTTGCGAAGTTCGTCGGTGACGCTGCCGACAACGGCCAGCGCGACATGGCCTTCGTCATCGGCGGGGCCGACGGCATCGACCCGGAGCTACGCGATCGTGCCCGCCTCGTCCTCAATCTTGGCAAGCTAACCTGGCCGCATCAGCTCGTTCGTATCCTGATCGCCGAGCAACTCTACCGCGCCGTGACCATCCTGACGGGCCACCCCTACCACCGCGTTTGA
- a CDS encoding murein hydrolase activator EnvC family protein yields the protein MASLLVSTAPYSTQAQQAETSATGPAPGAGETSETLSALPSATVDRIVPQETADPALELRAKRDQVSSELRDIAASMKLSEEKATELQQSIEELEKTSESLKTALIESAKRRKDIEKQISEGERRLADIGLREDDIRASFRERRTMLAEVLAALQRMGRNPPPALLVSPEDALGSVRTAILLGAVVPGIRHETDKLAADLEELIALREAGKKEMDAMVVAIANRQEEERRMDLLVAENERVARTNSLQLQAERKQSEALAERATTMEALIRSLENEITSVRQAAELARAEEERRSQMSEEQRARALELAQSGLPDKNRIAPAYPFNDLKQKLELPIAGETLRQFGDPDGTGHQAQGIVIASQPGALVTAPADAWVVFAGNFRSYGQMIILNTGDGYHMVLSGMDRISTSQGKFVLSGEPLATMGEKRVASATALALETDRPTLYIELRKDGKPVDSRPWWVGGDSGKAQNDT from the coding sequence ATGGCCAGTCTCCTGGTGTCCACTGCTCCATATTCGACGCAAGCCCAGCAGGCAGAGACATCCGCAACGGGGCCCGCACCTGGCGCAGGCGAGACGAGCGAGACGCTGTCCGCGCTTCCTTCAGCGACAGTCGACCGGATCGTGCCGCAGGAAACGGCTGATCCCGCGCTCGAATTGCGCGCCAAACGCGACCAGGTCAGCTCCGAATTGCGGGACATTGCCGCCAGCATGAAGCTGTCAGAGGAAAAAGCGACCGAGCTTCAGCAAAGCATCGAGGAGCTCGAGAAAACCTCGGAAAGCCTGAAGACGGCTTTGATCGAGTCCGCAAAGCGTCGCAAGGATATTGAAAAGCAGATCAGCGAAGGCGAAAGACGTCTCGCCGATATCGGCCTGCGCGAAGATGACATTAGAGCCTCTTTCCGGGAACGTCGGACCATGCTTGCCGAGGTCCTCGCAGCTCTCCAGCGCATGGGGCGCAATCCACCCCCGGCGCTACTCGTCAGCCCCGAAGATGCACTTGGATCGGTTCGCACGGCGATCCTGCTGGGAGCGGTCGTGCCCGGCATCCGGCACGAGACCGACAAGCTGGCCGCCGATCTCGAAGAGTTGATCGCGCTCCGCGAAGCCGGAAAGAAGGAGATGGACGCCATGGTGGTCGCCATCGCCAACCGCCAGGAAGAAGAGCGACGAATGGATCTTCTGGTTGCGGAGAACGAACGCGTCGCTCGGACCAATTCGCTTCAGCTTCAGGCGGAACGCAAGCAATCAGAAGCACTTGCGGAGCGTGCCACGACGATGGAAGCACTGATCCGTTCGCTTGAAAACGAGATCACCTCTGTCCGTCAGGCCGCCGAACTTGCTCGGGCTGAAGAAGAAAGACGCAGCCAGATGAGCGAAGAACAGAGAGCCCGCGCTCTGGAGCTCGCCCAGTCTGGACTGCCCGATAAAAACCGTATTGCGCCAGCATATCCTTTCAATGATCTGAAGCAGAAACTGGAATTGCCGATTGCCGGCGAAACCCTGCGTCAGTTCGGTGACCCGGACGGGACAGGCCACCAGGCTCAGGGCATCGTCATTGCCTCACAGCCCGGCGCGCTCGTTACTGCGCCCGCGGATGCATGGGTGGTGTTTGCTGGAAATTTCCGGAGCTACGGCCAGATGATCATTCTGAACACGGGCGACGGCTATCACATGGTGCTGTCAGGCATGGACCGGATCAGCACCAGTCAAGGCAAGTTCGTGCTCTCCGGGGAGCCTCTGGCGACCATGGGTGAGAAAAGAGTGGCCAGCGCCACCGCTTTGGCGCTGGAAACCGATCGGCCAACACTTTACATTGAACTTCGGAAAGACGGTAAACCGGTTGATTCCCGCCCCTGGTGGGTCGGAGGCGATTCTGGAAAGGCACAGAATGATACGTAG